A single Microbacterium protaetiae DNA region contains:
- a CDS encoding DEAD/DEAH box helicase: MPTTAPAQTRRRSSSARRDDEAPIIPILARKVREVEAKAQRGKLGPTNRVKFQVIAFLVREERARVKADAELTDSTRAELLKRLDGVATILAKTAARDTSLIQLLEVDQATSPVAKRMRRDWLLESGAELAPDELIITDVAPAIQAAPIVPAALAERQVVPPQIEARREANPFLAPDLLLHAPSTTPRRRLDSWELMGPLYKAFESGAGGGAATMELPPVPEFDRLSPKGREIMPHQSRFLEAVRAGHRTFLLADEPGLGKTAESLLAASVADAYPLLAVVPNVVKMNWAREVERWTPHRRATVISGDGEDVDAFADVFIINYEILDRHLSWLSTLGLRGLVVDEAHFIKNLTSQRSQNVLALAAGIREQVRDPLLLALTGTPLINDVEDFDAIWRFLGWTNGSKPGPELMEKLDTTGLTPADKAFYPEARDAVISMGIVRRKKKDVAADLPDKLIADLPVELDDEFGRSIRQAEQELGARLAARYRRIIEARGDRGLAPGEIDDDIVRLVAQNELDESKAAGTGAENVFTMVRKIGQAKAQLAADYAVQLHRSVGKVVFFAKHIDVMDAAEAHFAASGVKYVSVRGEQSTPARQEAIDAFNSDPDVGFAVCSLTAAGVGLNMQAASNVVLAELSWTAAEQTQAIDRVHRIGQDEPVTAWRIIAAHTIDTKIAELIDSKQGLAARALDGQTVEAGSSDSVQLSALMHVTRQALGGE; this comes from the coding sequence ATGCCGACCACGGCACCAGCGCAAACGCGCCGCCGCTCGTCGTCCGCACGTCGCGACGACGAAGCACCCATCATCCCCATCCTCGCGCGCAAGGTTCGCGAGGTCGAAGCCAAGGCCCAGCGCGGCAAGCTCGGCCCGACCAACCGCGTGAAGTTCCAGGTCATCGCGTTCCTGGTGCGCGAGGAGCGCGCCCGGGTCAAGGCCGATGCCGAACTCACCGATTCCACGCGCGCCGAACTGCTCAAGCGCCTTGACGGGGTCGCCACGATCCTGGCCAAGACGGCGGCGCGTGACACCTCGCTGATCCAGCTGCTCGAAGTCGACCAGGCGACGTCGCCGGTGGCCAAGCGCATGCGTCGCGATTGGCTGCTCGAATCGGGTGCCGAACTCGCTCCCGACGAGCTCATCATCACCGATGTCGCGCCGGCCATCCAGGCGGCGCCGATCGTGCCTGCGGCGCTCGCCGAGCGTCAGGTCGTGCCGCCGCAGATCGAGGCACGGCGTGAGGCGAACCCGTTCCTGGCACCCGATCTGCTGCTGCACGCTCCCAGCACCACGCCGCGTCGGCGTCTGGACAGCTGGGAGCTCATGGGTCCGCTGTACAAGGCGTTCGAGTCAGGCGCCGGCGGGGGAGCAGCCACCATGGAGCTGCCTCCGGTCCCCGAGTTCGACCGGCTCTCGCCCAAGGGGCGCGAGATCATGCCGCACCAGTCCCGTTTCCTCGAGGCGGTGCGCGCCGGTCACCGTACTTTCCTGCTCGCCGACGAGCCGGGTCTGGGCAAGACCGCAGAGTCGCTGCTGGCGGCATCCGTGGCCGATGCCTATCCGCTCCTGGCCGTCGTCCCGAACGTCGTGAAGATGAACTGGGCGCGCGAGGTCGAGCGGTGGACCCCGCACCGGCGCGCCACCGTCATCTCCGGCGACGGCGAAGACGTGGATGCCTTTGCCGACGTGTTCATCATCAACTACGAGATCCTCGACCGGCACCTGTCCTGGCTGAGCACACTCGGGCTGCGCGGCCTCGTCGTCGACGAGGCGCACTTCATCAAGAACCTCACGTCGCAGCGCTCGCAGAACGTGCTGGCCCTGGCCGCCGGCATCCGTGAGCAGGTGCGCGATCCGCTGCTGCTGGCCTTGACCGGAACGCCGCTGATCAACGACGTCGAGGACTTCGACGCCATTTGGCGCTTCCTCGGCTGGACCAACGGCTCCAAGCCGGGCCCCGAGTTGATGGAGAAGCTCGACACGACCGGGCTGACCCCCGCCGACAAGGCGTTCTATCCCGAGGCGCGCGACGCGGTCATCTCGATGGGCATCGTGCGGCGCAAGAAGAAGGATGTCGCCGCCGACCTGCCCGACAAGCTCATCGCCGACCTGCCCGTCGAGCTCGACGACGAGTTCGGTCGGTCGATCCGGCAGGCCGAGCAGGAGCTCGGCGCACGCCTGGCGGCCCGCTACCGGCGCATCATCGAGGCGCGCGGAGATCGCGGGCTCGCTCCCGGCGAGATCGACGACGACATCGTGCGCCTGGTGGCCCAGAACGAGCTCGACGAGTCGAAGGCCGCCGGCACCGGTGCCGAGAACGTGTTCACCATGGTGCGCAAGATCGGCCAGGCCAAGGCCCAGCTCGCGGCCGACTACGCCGTGCAGCTGCATCGTTCGGTGGGCAAGGTGGTCTTCTTCGCCAAGCACATCGATGTGATGGATGCCGCAGAGGCGCACTTCGCGGCATCCGGTGTGAAATACGTCTCGGTGCGTGGCGAGCAGTCCACTCCGGCGCGTCAGGAGGCTATCGATGCCTTCAACAGTGATCCGGATGTCGGCTTCGCCGTCTGTTCGCTGACCGCGGCCGGCGTCGGCTTGAACATGCAGGCGGCCTCGAACGTCGTGCTCGCCGAGCTCAGCTGGACCGCGGCCGAGCAGACGCAGGCCATCGACCGCGTGCACCGCATCGGGCAGGACGAGCCGGTCACGGCGTGGCGGATCATCGCCGCCCACACGATCGACACGAAGATCGCCGAACTCATCGACTCGAAGCAGGGCTTGGCGGCCCGCGCGCTCGACGGCCAGACGGTCGAAGCAGGTTCGAGCGATTCGGTGCAGCTGTCGGCGCTCATGCATGTGACCCGGCAGGCGCTGGGCGGGGAGTGA
- a CDS encoding ATP-dependent 6-phosphofructokinase: MKIGILTSGGDCPGLNAVIRGVVLKGTTTYDMEFVGIRDGWRGVVDADFFPLTRHEVKGLSKVGGTILGTSRTNPYEGPRGGAENISKTLYGHRIDGIIAIGGEGTLAAANRLANDGLNVLGVPKTIDNDLRATDYSFGFDTAVNIATDAMDRLRTTGDSHQRCMVAEVMGRHVGWIALHAGMAAGAHAICIPEVPMSIDDICDLVSRAHDRGRAPLVVVSEGFTLTGMSEAYSDKGLDAFNRPRLGGIGDVLAPEIERITGIETRATVLGHIQRGGSPSGFDRVLATRLGLHAADAIVDGDWGKMVALRGIDIVRVPFAEALGELNTVPRYRYDEAAALFG, from the coding sequence ATGAAGATCGGCATCCTGACCAGCGGCGGCGATTGCCCCGGGCTGAACGCGGTGATCCGTGGCGTGGTGCTGAAGGGCACGACGACCTACGACATGGAATTCGTGGGCATTCGGGACGGCTGGCGCGGCGTGGTCGACGCCGACTTCTTTCCGCTGACCCGGCACGAGGTCAAGGGGCTGTCGAAGGTCGGCGGAACGATTCTGGGCACGAGTCGCACGAACCCCTATGAGGGGCCGCGCGGCGGCGCCGAGAACATCTCCAAGACGCTCTACGGGCACCGCATCGACGGAATCATCGCTATCGGCGGTGAAGGAACGCTCGCCGCCGCCAATCGTCTGGCGAACGACGGCCTCAACGTGCTGGGTGTGCCCAAGACGATCGACAATGATCTGCGCGCCACCGACTACTCGTTCGGGTTCGACACCGCCGTGAACATCGCCACCGATGCCATGGACCGGTTGCGCACCACCGGCGACTCGCACCAGCGGTGCATGGTCGCCGAGGTGATGGGCCGGCACGTCGGCTGGATCGCCCTGCACGCGGGAATGGCCGCCGGCGCACACGCCATCTGCATTCCCGAGGTGCCGATGTCGATCGACGACATCTGCGATCTGGTCAGCAGAGCCCACGACCGCGGACGCGCACCGCTGGTGGTCGTCTCGGAGGGGTTCACCCTCACCGGCATGAGCGAGGCCTACAGCGACAAGGGTCTGGACGCCTTCAACCGTCCCCGCCTGGGGGGCATCGGCGATGTGCTCGCACCCGAGATCGAGCGGATCACCGGCATCGAGACCCGTGCGACGGTGCTCGGCCACATCCAACGTGGCGGATCGCCCTCGGGCTTCGACCGGGTGCTGGCCACTCGGCTGGGCCTGCACGCCGCCGATGCGATCGTCGACGGCGACTGGGGCAAGATGGTGGCGCTGCGTGGCATCGACATCGTGCGCGTCCCGTTCGCCGAGGCGCTCGGCGAACTGAACACCGTGCCGCGCTATCGCTACGACGAGGCCGCCGCGCTCTTCGGCTGA